Proteins from a single region of Rhinolophus sinicus isolate RSC01 linkage group LG13, ASM3656204v1, whole genome shotgun sequence:
- the DUSP15 gene encoding dual specificity protein phosphatase 15 has product MGNGMTKVLPGLYLGNFIDAKDPDQLGRNKITHIISIHESPQPLLQDITYLRIPVADTPEVPIKKHFKECINFIHCCRLSGGNCLVHCFAGISRSTTIVTAYVMTVTGLGWRDVLEAIKSNRPIANPNPGFRQQLEEFGWGSSRKLRRQLEERFGESPFRDEEEMRALLPLCKRCRRGSATSAASPAPQPSASEGTLQGLVPRTPREAHGPLPLLARVKQTFSCLPRCLSRKGGK; this is encoded by the exons ATGGGGAATGGCATGACCAAG GTACTTCCTGGACTCTACCTCGGAAACTTCATTG ATGCCAAAGACCCGGATCAACTGGGCCGGAATAAGATCACACATATCATCTCCATTCATGAGTCACCCCAGCCTCTGCTGCAG GACATAACCTACCTTCGCATCCCAGTGGCTGACACCCCTGAGGTACCCAT CAAAAAGCACTTCAAAGAATGTATCAACTTCATCCACTGTTGCCGCCTCAGTGGGGGGAACTGCCTTGTGCACTG CTTTGCAGGCATCTCCCGTAGCACCACCATCGTGACGGCCTATGTGATGACGGTGACGGGGCTAGGCTGGCGGGACGTGCTTGAAGCCATCAAATCCAACCGGCCCATTGCCAACCCCAACCCAGGCTTTAGGCAGCAGCTCGAAGAGTTTGGTTGGGGCAGTTCGCGGAAG CTTCGCCGGCAGCTAGAGGAGCGCTTCGGTGAGAGCCCGTTCCGCGACGAGGAGGAGATGCGCGCGCTGCTGCCGCTGTGCAAGCGCTGCCGGCGAGGCTCTGCCACCTCCGCCGCCTCCCCGGCACCGCAGCCTTCAGCCTCCGAGGGAACCCTGCAGGGCCTAGTGCCGCGCACGCCCCGGGAAGCCCACGGGCCGCTGCCACTGCTGGCGCGGGTCAAGCAGACTTTTTCTTGCCTTCCGCGGTGTCTGTCCCGCAAAGGCGGCAAGTGA